A DNA window from Candidatus Thermoplasmatota archaeon contains the following coding sequences:
- a CDS encoding ribbon-helix-helix domain-containing protein, whose translation MSDPLESERITIRLDAEDLKMIDDFIADSNEFSNRSQLARAAVRAYIEMRAGGSEGTNSKPNEIVVVLPSLVLDTIKQLVAEGVYSSISEAVADSARHEFLHEEHVEGLKKDANKQGTGFKLVPGA comes from the coding sequence ATGTCCGACCCTTTGGAGAGCGAACGGATAACAATTCGGCTCGATGCCGAGGACCTCAAAATGATCGACGATTTCATCGCCGACAGCAACGAGTTCTCCAACAGGTCGCAACTGGCCCGTGCAGCCGTTCGCGCGTACATAGAAATGCGCGCGGGCGGCTCTGAAGGGACGAACAGCAAGCCGAACGAGATCGTGGTGGTTCTTCCGTCGCTTGTGCTTGACACAATCAAGCAGCTCGTGGCGGAAGGAGTGTACAGCTCGATTTCAGAGGCTGTAGCCGATTCGGCGCGTCATGAGTTCCTACACGAGGAGCACGTGGAAGGGCTCAAGAAGGACGCGAACAAGCAGGGAACCGGCTTTAAGCTCGTCCCCGGAGCATAG